In the Sarcophilus harrisii chromosome 3, mSarHar1.11, whole genome shotgun sequence genome, one interval contains:
- the CFAP300 gene encoding cilia- and flagella-associated protein 300, with product MAAHSGYKPNFTFRFLPQRAFQSLTSPETVQRLRKWSMQGRICAQAFGFDENFQSYYKDDFLMAFFRDPNVISDLKLLSDSSGRWINLGTEVKKVEAINIPCTQISMSFFDRLYSEEIVRESGHIVKCLDNFCDPFLVSDELRKVLLMEDSEKYEIFSQLDRQEFLFCIFKHLCLGGLLCQYEDILDPYLETTKAIYKDLVSVIKDPQTKTIRVTSIVFKVTAYDENGTCYPSTKSHEQSFAYLVVDPLKRHINVLYHCVGVGELSF from the exons ATGGCGGCTCACTCCGGGTACAAGCCCAATTTCACGTTCAGGTTCCTTCCTCAGAGAGCCTTCCAGTCGCTCACCTCCCCCGAGACGGTCCAGCGCCTGCGGAAGTG GTCCATGCAAGGAAGAATCTGCGCGCAGGCGTTCGGTTTTGACGAGAATTTCCAGTCCTATTACAAAGATGATTTCTTAATG gcttTTTTTAGAGACCCAAATGTTATTTCAGATTTGAAATTACTTTCAGATTCTTCTGGACGATGGATTAACTTAG gaacagaagtaaaaaaagttgAAGCCATAAATATTCCCTGCACACAAATTTCAATGTCATTTTTTGACCGATTATATTCTGAAGAAATTGTTCGAGAAAGTGGACATATTGTTAAGTGTTTGGATAATTTTTGTGATCCTTTTCTCGTTTCTGATGAGTTAAGAAAA GTTTTACTAATGGAAGACTCAGAAAAATACGAAATTTTCAGCCAATTAGATCGTCAAGagttccttttttgtatttttaaacatCTTTGCCTTGGTGGACTTCTTTGTCAGTATGAAGATATTCTTGACCCGTATCTGGAAACAACAAAAGCTATCTATAAGGATCTTGTCAG TGTTATAAAGGACCCTCAGACCAAGACTATACGTGTTACTTCTATTGTCTTTAAGGTTACAGCATAT gaTGAAAATGGTACGTGTTACCCTTCAACAAAAAGTCATGAACAATCGTTTGCTTACTTGGTTGTGGATCCTTTAAAACGTCACATTAATGTATTATACCATTGCGTTGGTGTAGGTGAACTGTCTTTCTAA